A single genomic interval of Astyanax mexicanus isolate ESR-SI-001 chromosome 4, AstMex3_surface, whole genome shotgun sequence harbors:
- the LOC125801478 gene encoding zinc finger protein 239-like, with translation MEPSPDMEKHQHSVKSFTKQSDLKKHQRIHTGEKPYHCSDCGKSFNQQSNLKKHQRIHTGEKPYYCSDCGKSFNQQSNLKKHQRIHTGEKPYHCSDCGKSFTEQSDLKKHQRIHTGEKPYHCSDCGKSFTEQSNLKIHQRIHTGEKPYYCFDCGKSFTKQSTLELHQRIHTGEKPYHCSDCGKSFTKQSNLKLHQRIHTGEKPYYCFDCGKSFTQQSNLKLHQRIHTGEKPYHCSDCGKSFTLQSELILHQCIHKR, from the coding sequence atggagccaagtcccgacatggagaaacatcagcactctgtcaagagttttactaaacagagtgatctcaaaaaacaccagcgcattcacacaggagagaaaccgtatcactgctcagactgtgggaagagttttaatcaacagagtaatctcaaaaaacaccagcgcattcacacaggagagaaaccgtattactgctcagactgtggaaagagttttaatcaacagagtaatctcaaaaaacaccagcgcattcacacaggagagaaaccgtatcactgctccgattgtgggaagagttttactgaacagagtgatctcaaaaaacaccagcgcattcacacaggagagaaaccgtatcactgctccgattgtgggaagagttttactgaacagagtaatctcaaaatacaccagcgcattcacacaggagagaaaccgtattactgtttcgactgtgggaagagttttactaaacagagtactctcgaactgcaccagcgcattcacacaggagagaaaccgtatcactgttcagactgtggaaagagttttactaaacagagtaatctcaaactgcatcagcgcattcacacaggagagaaaccgtattactgtttcgactgtgggaagagttttactcaacagagtaatctcaaactgcaccagcgcattcacacaggagagaaaccgtatcactgttcagactgtgggaagagttttactttacagagtgaacttatattacatcagtgcattcacaaaagatag